The DNA window ATCGCCAATGCGATCAAGGGCGTGTCGGAGGAGACCACCACGGGCGTTCACCGCCTCTACATCATGGAGAAGGAGGGCAAGCTCCTCTTCCCGGCGATCAACGTCAACGACTCGGTGACCAAGTCCAAGTTCGACAACCTTTACGGCTGCCGCGAGTCGCTGGTCGACGGCATCCGCCGCGGCACGGACGTGATGATGGCCGGCAAGGTCGCCATGGTGGCGGGCTTCGGCGACGTGGGCAAGGGCTCCGCCGCCTCCCTGCGCCAGGCCGGCTGCCGCGTGCTCGTGTCGGAAGTCGACCCGATCTGCGCTCTCCAGGCCGCCATGGAGGGCTACGAGGTCACGACCATGGAGGACGCGGCTCCGCGCGCCGACATCTTCGTCACCGCCACCGGCAACAAGGACGTCATCACCCTTGATCACATGAGGGCGATGAAGGACCGGGCGATCGTCTGCAACATCGGCCACTTCGACAACGAGATCCAGGTCGCCGGCCTGAAGAACCTCACCTGGACCAACATCAAGCCGCAGGTCGACGAGATCACGTTCCCCGACGGACACCGCATCATCCTGCTCTCGGAAGGCCGCCTCGTGAACCTCGGCAACGCTATGGGACATCCGTCCTTCGTGATGTCGGCCTCCTTCACCAACCAGACGCTGGCCCAGATCGAGCTCTTCGGCCAGCAGGGCAAGTACGAGAAGAAGGTCTACACCCTGCCGAAGCACCTGGACGAGAAGGTCGCGTCGCTGCACCTGGAGAAGATCGGCGTGAAGCTCACCAAGCTTCGCCCCGACCAGGCGTCCTATATCGGCGTCTCCGAGAAGGGCCCGTTCAAGCCGGATCACTACCGCTACTGATCGGCCGTCTTCCGGCCCACAATCGAAAGCCCGGCTTCGGCCGGGCTTTTTCTTTTGTCGACGGCTGACGAATCGACAGAGTGTCGCACCGGCATGTGTGTGTCTCAAATGCAATATGGTTCGACGAATTGCGCACAGGTTCTCCAAAGGAAGTTTAAGCCGGTGTTAACCCCCTTCCTGGCGGAGTCAGGGGTAGTCTAGAGTGAACGCGAATCGACCGGCTGTGCTGTGGCTTCGAACCTGCGCCGGCAGTTCCGTTCATGCGTAGACGGTTGACCTCTGCGGCGCAGAAAAGCGCAGCCGGGGCTCGATCCAACTTGGCCTGAATGTCGGGCCGCCAATGAAGAAAGGGCAGCGCGGCATGGCCGGCCAAAGGGAGCGTCACGACGGTGTGAAGGACGGGAGGGGCTCTCTCGTCGGCGCCGCCCGCGTTCCCCTGTCCCTGATACTCTTCGCAGGCACCGCCCCGGCGGCCCTCGCCAACGGCCTGCTGCTCCCCATCGCGGAAGGCGCCTCGGACCTTCTGGGCTTCCTGCACAGCTTCGACCTTCACAACGCGGCCTATTTCGGCCTCTTCATGGGCCTTGTCGCCTTCTCGACCACCACCGCCCTCCTGCTCATGCGCGAGCAGAAGCGCTCCGCCCGGATGGAGCGCCGTCTGCGCAACGAGCTCGACGCCCTCCGGGGTGCGGACGATCTCGCGGCCCTTCTCATGGGGTCGGAACGTCAGCTCCTGGTGAGCTGGCACGGCCGCGACGGCGAACCGCGCTTCCAGGGCGATCCCTCCATCGTGGGCGACAATGCCCCGGCCCAGCGCGCCCTGGCGTTCGGCACCTGGCTCGCGCCTGCCGATGCGGCCGCCGTGGACATCGCCCTCGAGCAGCTCAAGCAGCGCGGCCAGGGCTTCCGCCTCACCGGCCGGTGCACGGCGGGCCGCCGCTTCGTCGACGTGGAAGGCCGCACCATCGGCGGACGGGCGATCCTGCGCCTGCGGGACGTGACGGGCGACCGGGCCGAACTCATGACGGCCCAGAACCAACTGGCGACCGCACGCAGCGACCTGCGCGCCATGACGATGCTTCTCGACGACGTCGCCTACCCGCTCTGGATCCGCGATCAGCACGACAAGCTCCTCTGGGCCAACCAGGCCTATCTGCGGTCGGTGGAGGCCAAGGACCTCGACGACGCCATCGCGCGCTCCCTCGAGCTTCTTGGAGCGATCACCCGGGATGAGGCGCGGCGCCAGCGCCAGTCGGGCACCACCTTCTCGGGCCGCGTGACCGCCGTGGTGGCAGGCCACCGGGCCGTTCTCGACGTGATCGAGCGCCCCACGTCCGGCGGCAGCGCGGGCATCGCCGTGGACGTGTCGGAACTCGAAGCGGTCCGCACGGATCTGCAGCGCCAGATGGATGCCCATGTGCGAACCCTGGATCAGCTGCCGACGGCCGTCGCGATCTTCGACGGAACGCAGACCCTGATCTTCAGCAACGCGGCCTATCAGCAGCTCTGGGGCCTCGATCAGGCCTTTCTCGCGTCGCGGCCGACGGACGGCGAGGTTCTCGACCGCCTGCGCGCCGGCCGCAAGCTGCCCGAGCAGGCGGATTTCCGCGCCTGGAAGGCCGATTTTCTGCAGGGCTACCGCTCGGTCGAGCAGCAGGAGACCTGGTGGCACCTGCCCGACAGGCGCACCCTGCGCGTGGTCATCAACCCCAATCCGCAGGGCGGCGTGACCTATCTCTTCGACGACGTCAGCGAGCGCTTCGAGCTGGCCTCTCAGGTGCATTCGCTGACCCGCGTCCAGTCCGAAACCCTCGACACGCTCAAGGAAGGCGTCGCCGTGTTCGGTTCCGACGGGCGCCTCAAGCTGCACAACCGCGCCTTCGCCGAGATGTGGAACCTGCCGCCCGAGATGACGGGCGAGAATCCGCATATCGATACGATCATCAAGACCTGCCGCATGCTGACCTCGCAGGACGAGCCGTGGATCGACATCCGTGGCGCCGTGGCGGGCCTCGCGGACATGCGCATGGGCCTCACCTGCCGCATCGAGCGCCATGACGGCTCGGCTCTCGACTGCACCGCGCAGCCCCTGCCCGACGGCGCGACGTTGCTCAGCTTCACCGACGTGACGGCGAGCGTGAACGTGGAGCGTGCGCTGACCGAGCGCAACGACGCGCTCGAACGCGCCTCGCGCCTGCGCGACGAGTTCGTGCATCACGTGTCCTACGAGCTGCGTTCGCCGCTCACCAACATCATCGGCTTCACGCAGCTTCTCGGCGACGAGACGGTGGGCGCGCTCAATCCGCGTCAGCGCGATTATGCCGACCACATCATGCGCTCGTCGGCGGCGCTGCTCGCAATCCTCAACGACATTCTCGATCTCGCGTCCATCGACACGGGCTCCCTGGAGCTCAGCCCTGAGATCGTCGACATCCGCTCCACCATCGAGGCCGCCATGCGCGGACTGGAGGACCGGCTCGCGGAATCCTCTCTCACGGTGATGGTCGATACGCCCGATGACATCGGCACCTTCGTGGCCGACGGCAAGCGCGTGCGGCAGATCCTGTTCAACCTTCTGTCCAACGCAGTCGGCTTCTCGTCGCCCGGTCAGACCATCCGGGTCTCGGCGCGCAAGCGTGGCGGCGAGGTGATCTTCGACGTGAAGGATCAGGGCCGCGGCATCCCGCCCGAGATCAAGGCGCGCATCTTTGAGCGGTTCGAGAGCCACACGCTGGGAACGCGCCACCGCGGCGTGGGCCTGGGCCTGTCGATCGTGCGCTCCTTCGTGGAGCTGCATGGCGGGCGCATCGAGGTATCGTCCGCCCCGGGCGTCGGCACCACCATCACGTGCATCTTCCCGAACGACCGGCACGAGACGCCGTCCGATGGCCGTTCCGCGCAATCTGCGCTAACACCGATCGCAGCCGAGTAGGAACAGCGATGGCGAATGGACTGGCCCTGATGCCCGAACAGGATGTTTTGCAGGCCGCCTGGATGGTGACGCTCCCCGACCACGAGTCGACGGAGCGCTTCGCGCGGATCCTGGCCGAAGAGCTCAAGCCCGGCGATCTGGTGACCCTCTCGGGAGGGCTCGGCGCCGGCAAGACCACGTTGGCGCGCGCCCTGGTGCGGACCCTCGCGGACGAGCCGGAACTCGAGGTCCCGAGCCCCACCTTCACCCTGATGCAGGTCTATGACGGCCCGCGCTGCCCCATCGTCCATGCGGATTTCTACCGTCTCTCCGGCGGCTACGAATTGACGGAGCTGGGCTGGGACGAGATGACGGAGAACGCCATCGCGCTCGTGGAATGGCCGGAGCGCGCCGACGATGCGCTCAAGCCCGAGCATCTCGACATCCGTCTCGATTTCGCCCCGGGAGGCCAGGGCCGGGGCAGGCTCGCCATGCTGACCGGAACGGGCGCCTTCGCGTCCCGGCTTCAGCGCATGAAGGCCTATCGCAACCTGGTGGAGCGTTGCGGCTGGAGCGATGCCGCACGCCATCCCATGACGGGCGACGCCTCGGTGATCCGATCCTACGAGCGCCTGGTGAAGCCCTCCGGCGAGACGGCGCTGCTGATGATCTCTCCCCCGCGCCCGGTCGGACCGGCCGTGCGGCGCGGCAAGCCCTACACGACCATCGCGAAGCTTGCCGAGAGCGTGAACGCCTTCGTGGCCGTCGACAAGGGCCTGCGAGCCCTGGGCTTCAGCGCGCCTTACATCTACGGCGAGGATCTGGAGGCGGGCCTGCTCCTCATCGAGGATCTCGGCTCCGAGCCCGTCACGAACGAGAGCGGGCCGATTCCGGAGCGCTACGCGGAGGCGACGCGGATTCTGGCGCAGCTCCATGGCCAGACCCTGCCACAGGTGCTGCCTGTGGCGGGCGGCATCGATCACCCGATCCCGCCCTACGATCTCGAAGCGCTCCTGATCGAAGTGGAGCTGCTGCTCGACTGGTACGTGCCGCACATCATCGGCACGCAGCTCTCGGGTTCGGCGCGGGCCGAGTTCGTCAATCTCTGGACCGAGACCCTGGGCGAGGTTCTCTCCGCCCCGGTCACCTGGACCCTGCGCGACTACCATTCGCCCAACCTGATCTGGCTTCCCGACCGCGCAGGCCTCCAGCGCGTCGGGCTGATCGACTTCCAGGACGCGGTCCTGGGCTCGCCCGCCTACGATGTGGCGTCGCTCCTGCAGGATGCGCGCGTGACGGTGCCGCCGGAACTGGAGCTGAAGCTCATCGGCCTCTATGCCCGCGACCGGAAGGCCGCCGACCCGGCCTTCGACGTGTCCGCCTTCGCCCGGGCCTATGCCATCATGGCGGGCCAGCGCGCGACCAAGATCCTCGGCATCTTCGCCCGCCTCGACCGGCGCGACGGCAAGCCGCATTACCTCAAGCACCTGCCGCG is part of the Microvirga terrae genome and encodes:
- the ahcY gene encoding adenosylhomocysteinase; amino-acid sequence: MAQDYIVKDISLADFGRKEISIAETEMPGLMAIREEYGPKQPLKGARIAGSLHMTIQTAVLIETLKALGADIRWVSCNIYSTQDHAAAAIAAAGIPVFAYKGESLKEYWDYTAKLFDWHGGGVPNMILDDGGDATMLVHLGLRAEQGDTTFLDKPGSEEEEVFFALIRRLLAEKPKGWFAEIANAIKGVSEETTTGVHRLYIMEKEGKLLFPAINVNDSVTKSKFDNLYGCRESLVDGIRRGTDVMMAGKVAMVAGFGDVGKGSAASLRQAGCRVLVSEVDPICALQAAMEGYEVTTMEDAAPRADIFVTATGNKDVITLDHMRAMKDRAIVCNIGHFDNEIQVAGLKNLTWTNIKPQVDEITFPDGHRIILLSEGRLVNLGNAMGHPSFVMSASFTNQTLAQIELFGQQGKYEKKVYTLPKHLDEKVASLHLEKIGVKLTKLRPDQASYIGVSEKGPFKPDHYRY
- a CDS encoding sensor histidine kinase translates to MAGQRERHDGVKDGRGSLVGAARVPLSLILFAGTAPAALANGLLLPIAEGASDLLGFLHSFDLHNAAYFGLFMGLVAFSTTTALLLMREQKRSARMERRLRNELDALRGADDLAALLMGSERQLLVSWHGRDGEPRFQGDPSIVGDNAPAQRALAFGTWLAPADAAAVDIALEQLKQRGQGFRLTGRCTAGRRFVDVEGRTIGGRAILRLRDVTGDRAELMTAQNQLATARSDLRAMTMLLDDVAYPLWIRDQHDKLLWANQAYLRSVEAKDLDDAIARSLELLGAITRDEARRQRQSGTTFSGRVTAVVAGHRAVLDVIERPTSGGSAGIAVDVSELEAVRTDLQRQMDAHVRTLDQLPTAVAIFDGTQTLIFSNAAYQQLWGLDQAFLASRPTDGEVLDRLRAGRKLPEQADFRAWKADFLQGYRSVEQQETWWHLPDRRTLRVVINPNPQGGVTYLFDDVSERFELASQVHSLTRVQSETLDTLKEGVAVFGSDGRLKLHNRAFAEMWNLPPEMTGENPHIDTIIKTCRMLTSQDEPWIDIRGAVAGLADMRMGLTCRIERHDGSALDCTAQPLPDGATLLSFTDVTASVNVERALTERNDALERASRLRDEFVHHVSYELRSPLTNIIGFTQLLGDETVGALNPRQRDYADHIMRSSAALLAILNDILDLASIDTGSLELSPEIVDIRSTIEAAMRGLEDRLAESSLTVMVDTPDDIGTFVADGKRVRQILFNLLSNAVGFSSPGQTIRVSARKRGGEVIFDVKDQGRGIPPEIKARIFERFESHTLGTRHRGVGLGLSIVRSFVELHGGRIEVSSAPGVGTTITCIFPNDRHETPSDGRSAQSALTPIAAE
- the tsaE gene encoding tRNA (adenosine(37)-N6)-threonylcarbamoyltransferase complex ATPase subunit type 1 TsaE, translated to MANGLALMPEQDVLQAAWMVTLPDHESTERFARILAEELKPGDLVTLSGGLGAGKTTLARALVRTLADEPELEVPSPTFTLMQVYDGPRCPIVHADFYRLSGGYELTELGWDEMTENAIALVEWPERADDALKPEHLDIRLDFAPGGQGRGRLAMLTGTGAFASRLQRMKAYRNLVERCGWSDAARHPMTGDASVIRSYERLVKPSGETALLMISPPRPVGPAVRRGKPYTTIAKLAESVNAFVAVDKGLRALGFSAPYIYGEDLEAGLLLIEDLGSEPVTNESGPIPERYAEATRILAQLHGQTLPQVLPVAGGIDHPIPPYDLEALLIEVELLLDWYVPHIIGTQLSGSARAEFVNLWTETLGEVLSAPVTWTLRDYHSPNLIWLPDRAGLQRVGLIDFQDAVLGSPAYDVASLLQDARVTVPPELELKLIGLYARDRKAADPAFDVSAFARAYAIMAGQRATKILGIFARLDRRDGKPHYLKHLPRIEAYLIRNLAHPALGKLKGWYENYLPRLVPYGDDVPPEA